Genomic DNA from Mastomys coucha isolate ucsf_1 unplaced genomic scaffold, UCSF_Mcou_1 pScaffold16, whole genome shotgun sequence:
TGCCACTTGGCTTTAGGGCAACACACGTGCTAAATAGTGACACCGAAAGATCGCTTGTAGGCTTCCTGGAGGCCAACTTGTTCCGATAGCTCATCACACGTAGGGATGAGCTCACACACCTCCCTGCTGGGCTCCAGGGGATCTACGCCGGGGGCTGGGCCTCTGAGAAGCACACGGTAACATCAACCAACACCACACAGTGGCATTAACCAACACAGGGTACACACACCCTCTTCCCACTGTACAAGAGGCTCCAGGGTCCCGGGGATGGGGATTGACCCGCACTGTGCAGCCCTCAACAGTTCACAGAGACTACCCCAGCACAACTCCTCCCTACCAATATGGAAGGAAAAGGGCCCTGACCCAGTACCTCCCAAAACTTACCCAAGGAAGCGCCGGAGTCTATTCACTACCTTACTGTCCTCCTGCTTGGACATGAAAGCTGTGGAGCAGAGGCACAAGGTCAGGTAATTCTGGGTTTGGGAGGAAAAGTGGGGACACCCAGCCAGAGGCAAGGGAATCTGGGGGCTCAGGGAATAGGGTGAGGGCCAATACGGAGGTCCTGCCAGGCTCCCTGTCAATACCTTTGTCAGACTCAGGGCCGCTGGGCTTTGCATCTGTAAAGCAAACAGTGCACAGTTAGTTCTGTCCCCTCCCTGCtgtttccctttccctctgccaTCCCAAAGCACATCTCAAGACCTTCAGGAGGGTAGTTACCCAAAGAAATGAACCAGGAGGATACATGCCTGTTAAGTCGGAAAGACAGAATGCAGCCAGGGCCAGCAGAGTGAGCAGAAAGAGAGTCCTCATGGTGTCTGCTAACGTCTGTACCGAGTTGCTGTGTGGGACTTATCTGTTCTGCGCCCTTCAGCCTCCAGTAGCATTTATATCCGCTGCCCGAGGCCCTGATGTAAGCAGGAAGGGCAGGGGATGCTGCCAGGACTAATTGTGGGTCATGTGCTCAGTAGGTCAAACCCAAAGGATGCTGTGGTTGGTGATTGCAGCTGCTTGGGCAAGGCCCTGGGAGTGGAGGTTAGGCCACAATCAGAGACTGCCAGGCTCTGACATGGCCCCAGACCTCTTCCCTGAGGAACTGCTCCACCACCCCTACTGTGTGCCATCTTTCTCCGTCTCAGCTGTAGCACTAGCTGGCCCTAGAGCATACCCTAGAGATGGTGCAGAGATCTAAAATTGGTTTGGGACAAACTGGGCTCCAACTCATAGCCTGTGATTTTCAGTTTCTGCCCTGAGAGCAGGAGCCAAACCCCAGGGAGGGAGCAGTCAGTAATGTCCTCATTTGCCCAGTGCAAGGCAGTTCcgctcaacagtggggagaagggTAGGGACGTGTCCtcgttagttttatgtcaacttgaaaggagaaagcctcagttgagaaaatgtctccataagatccagttgtagggctttttttttttttttttttttttttttttttttgcgggggaCGGGGTAGGGGgaggagatagggtttctttgtatagccctggttgtcctggaattcactctgtagacaaggctgacctcgaactcagaaatccacctgcctctgcctcccaagtgctgggagtaaaggtgtgcgccaccactgcctggttgtaGGACATTTCTTATTTAATGGTTGgtgggggagagcccagcccatcttggatggtgccatccctcagccttggtcttgggttctataagccagcaggctgagcaagccatgatgagcaagccattaagcagcacccctccatagcttCAATATCAGCTTCTGTCTCGAGGTTCTAGCCCTGCTTGTGTTAGAGACACCCCACATTAAGCTCAAGATGCCTAGGACCCCTgatgacaaggaagaaaaacCTGCTGGGATTTCAGAGCTCAAGGCAGTGACCTCTTGTGGGTCCCAGTATGAGTActgagaggccccaaggcctgctTCTTTGGCAAAAGCAACTCGTGATATCATTTCTGCAATTATTCTTAgtacttattattttctttatctatttactattcctatttttcttccttccttgattaAATCAATATTTCGTAACCTGGCAAGATCTAGTAGGAGCCTGCTTCATATCCAGAAATTAGATATTACCAATAATATTAAAGTGAAAGCTGTTCATGAATTCAAGGGAAATGAATGTTACAGTCACTCACTCTAGGTGAAAACGAGAGTAACCTAGAGCCGCAGGCAGAGCTGAGGAAACCTGTAGCTCTTCCCCCAGTCTTAGTCTCAATTCTGTATGATAAAAATAggttatttttatcataaaattgaGGATGGAATAGTATACAGATATCTCCTAGAAAGTTAGCAATGCCCTTCCCCCTATGTCCCCTAAAATCAGCATCTTGTACCATGTAGCACATTTGTTACAATTaataaactgaatttaaaaaaaaaaagttagcaatGGGTTCCTTGGGTTCAGGGATGATGGTGGCAGCCCCCTAGGAATGTTTTTGTAGACAGATGGGGTCCAAAAATTATAAAGACTGCAGGGTCAGCAGTATGACCTTGTGTTTGTCCTTTTATGAAATCATAATGTCTCACAGTATGTCACATATTGCTTTATGTTTGAGACTATATAGtttcccaccaccacccccctttttttttgttctaaacTTTTATTACTCTGTGTCACAAGAAAATGTTGGCACATGAAAATAGAGAAGTATTTACTTATACCCTCCCCATGAATTTTATAACCCAACTTCCTTGTATGATTTTAATAAAAGACTGGGGCTGAGTCAAGTCTAGGTGAGTATCCTGACTCCCGAGTTCAAGGGCTCCCATGTCAAAAAAAANNNNNNNNNNtttttaaagatttatttacttattttatgtatatggctacattgctgctgtcttcagacacacaccagaagagggcatcagatctcattacaaatggttctgagccaccatgtggttgctggaaattgaacgcaggacctctggaagagcagttggtgctcttaaccgctgagccacctctccagcccaattgtg
This window encodes:
- the Bglap gene encoding osteocalcin, with product MRTLFLLTLLALAAFCLSDLTDAKPSGPESDKAFMSKQEDSKVVNRLRRFLGGPAPGVDPLEPSREVCELIPTCDELSEQVGLQEAYKRSFGVTI